The Argentina anserina chromosome 3, drPotAnse1.1, whole genome shotgun sequence genome includes a region encoding these proteins:
- the LOC126788385 gene encoding uncharacterized protein LOC126788385, which produces MNEEQASKSPQLDTMVSNGLTIKTSSNTSTTNTTTTTGKDSSLPSPNIQSSPIYSPTLVSPCSSAFVSALQSPYISPRVLSPKPQENPTHHHHHQQQQPSPPISYTHSDDIPSSSYTPPSDQYEYSDNDPMKLMFDSSAPPRISFSFPVPRISFAKGGSVSPARNSNAKLRSCDVYIGFHGQNPNLVRFCKWLKSELELQGIACFVADRAKYSDTQSQEIADRVICSVTYGVVVVTSSSLLNHLSMEEIRFFAQKKNLFPVFFDTGPGEIMGLLNYNLIDKECKEAIDGLMKCSEFKLEANEGNWRSIVSKAAGVLRGKLGRKSVSLSEIESVDELPFPRNRFFVGREKEMMEIETALFGSCGDYMEQECSVVKGEASGQSEGLADEESEVVTTKGRYINLEIGKCKEPNLEAWIEPVVGRSSFKRSKHKKSKSGNCKSLGSSVICINGVPGIGKTELALEFAYRYSQRYRMVLWIGGEARYFRQNILNLSQNLGLDVSADPEKDRGRIRNFEEQECEAFKRVKRELFRDMPYLIVIDNLENEREWWEGKDLHDLIPRNTGGSHVIITSRLSKVMNFDTMQLPALPVSDAMVLIRGRKMKEYPSEELEYLMKFDKQLGRLSFGLWLVGSLLSELAIEPSALFEAMNEIQLDEGSPCPFLSITEEQYYKNNRFLMKVLSFCFDVLQESRGKAHVLASRMLLVGAWFAPTPISLTLLTTAAKNMPATKSRLRKWTNCMSVTFGCFTPQTWKNTEEDSALLLVKLGLARTAKKPFGNWIQFHPITQVYTKKKEGLVAAKATVQGIRKIGNPLVNLDHLWATAFLVFGFKSEPPLVQLKAIDMVLYIKKTALPLAIRAFTTFSRCNSALELLKVCTNVLEEVEKSFVSQIQDWCHGSLCWKNKLQSNQRVDEYVWQDVTLLKATLLETRAKLLLRGGHFDSGEELCRTCISIRTVMLGHNHTQTLAAQETLAKLVRMRSKI; this is translated from the coding sequence ATGAATGAAGAACAAGCATCAAAATCTCCTCAACTAGACACAATGGTCTCCAATGGCCTCACCATCAAAACCTCCTCAAACACTTCCACAACcaatacaacaacaacaacaggtAAAGACAGCTCCTTGCCTTCTCCAAACATCCAATCCTCACCTATATACTCCCCTACTCTAGTCTCCCCATGTTCCTCAGCATTTGTCTCAGCTCTTCAATCCCCATATATCTCTCCCAGAGTCCTAAGCCCAAAACCCCAAGAAAACCctactcatcatcatcaccaccaacaacaacaaccttCACCACCCATCTCCTACACTCACTCTGATGACATCCCAAGCAGTTCATACACACCCCCATCAGACCAGTATGAGTACTCAGACAATGATCCAATGAAGCTCATGTTTGACTCTTCTGCCCCTCCAAGAATCTCTTTTTCCTTCCCTGTCCCTCGGATTTCCTTCGCCAAAGGCGGCTCTGTTTCCCCTGCTCGAAACTCAAACGCCAAGCTCAGAAGCTGTGATGTCTACATTGGCTTCCACGGTCAAAACCCGAACCTAGTTCGGTTCTGCAAGTGGCTTAAGTCCGAGCTCGAACTCCAGGGCATTGCTTGTTTTGTTGCTGACAGGGCTAAGTACTCTGACACTCAAAGCCAGGAGATTGCTGACAGAGTCATCTGTTCTGTTACTTATGGAGTTGTGGTTGTTACTAGTTCGAGTTTGCTTAACCATTTGAGCATGGAGGAGATCAGGTTCTTTGCGCAGAAGAAGAATCTGTTCCCCGTGTTTTTCGACACGGGGCCGGGTGAGATCATGGGCCTGTTGAACTACAATTTGATTGATAAGGAGTGTAAGGAGGCCATTGATGGTTTGATGAAGTGTAGTGAGTTTAAGCTTGAGGCCAATGAGGGTAACTGGAGGAGCATTGTGTCGAAAGCCGCCGGGGTTTTGAGGGGAAAGCTTGGGAGGAAGAGTGTGTCATTGAGTGAGATTGAGTCTGTTGATGAGCTTCCGTTTCCGAGGAACAGGTTTTTTGTtgggagagagaaggagatgatGGAAATCGAGACGGCATTGTTTGGTTCTTGTGGGGATTATATGGAGCAGGAATGCTCTGTGgtcaaaggagaagctagtggACAATCTGAAGGTTTGGCTGATGAGGAGAGTGAAGTGGTTACTACTAAAGGGAGGTACATTAATTTGGAGATTGGGAAATGTAAAGAGCCTAATTTGGAGGCTTGGATTGAGCCTGTTGTGGGGAGAAGTTCCTTCAAGAGGTCGAAGCATAAGAAGTCGAAAAGTGGGAATTGCAAGAGCTTGGGGAGCAGTGTGATCTGCATAAATGGGGTTCCTGGCATTGGGAAGACTGAGCTTGCATTGGAGTTTGCTTACAGGTATTCGCAGCGGTATAGGATGGTGTTGTGGATTGGGGGTGAAGCTAGGTATTTTAGGCAGAACATATTGAATCTGTCTCAGAATTTGGGATTGGATGTGAGTGCTGATCCGGAGAAGGATCGGGGGAGAATCCGCAACTTTGAGGAGCAAGAGTGTGAGGCATTCAAGAGGGTGAAGAGGGAGTTATTTAGGGACATGCCTTATTTGATTGTGATTGATAATCTTGAGAATGAGAGGGAGTGGTGGGAAGGGAAGGATCTGCATGACTTGATCCCAAGGAACACAGGAGGGTCTCATGTGATCATTACTAGTAGATTGTCCAAGGTAATGAATTTCGACACAATGCAGCTCCCGGCATTGCCGGTTTCAGATGCAATGGTTTTGATTAGAGggagaaaaatgaaagagTATCCATCTGAGGAGTTGGAGTATCTAATGAAGTTTGATAAGCAACTAGGGAGGCTGAGCTTTGGTTTGTGGCTGGTTGGGTCACTGCTCTCGGAACTAGCTATTGAGCCTTCTGCTCTATTTGAAGCTATGAACGAAATTCAACTTGATGAGGGATCACCTTGCCCTTTCTTAAGCATCACTGAAGAGCAGTACTACAAAAACAATCGCTTCCTGATGAAAGTCTTGTCTTTTTGCTTTGATGTGTTGCAAGAATCGAGGGGGAAAGCACACGTTCTTGCCTCGAGAATGCTTCTTGTTGGTGCCTGGTTTGCCCCGACGCCTATTTCCTTGACTCTTCTTACCACTGCAGCTAAGAATATGCCTGCTACAAAAAGCCGGCTCAGGAAGTGGACTAATTGCATGAGTGTCACATTTGGTTGCTTCACACCGCAGACATGGAAGAACACTGAAGAAGACTCGGCCCTTCTTCTTGTCAAGTTAGGCCTAGCGCGTACGGCAAAAAAGCCATTCGGAAATTGGATTCAGTTTCATCCCATAACTCAGGTGTacacaaagaaaaaagaaggttTAGTAGCTGCCAAGGCAACAGTTCAGGGCATTAGGAAAATTGGTAATCCATTGGTGAACTTAGACCATCTATGGGCTACTGCATTCCTTGTTTTTGGATTCAAATCTGAGCCTCCTCTAGTCCAACTCAAGGCAATCGACATGGTTCTGTATATCAAAAAGACTGCCCTCCCACTCGCGATTAGGGCTTTCACAACCTTCTCCAGGTGCaactcggcattggaactctTAAAGGTGTGCACAAATGTCCTAGAGGAGGTAGAGAAGTCTTTCGTCTCCCAAATACAAGATTGGTGCCACGGCTCACTGTGCTGGAAGAACAAGCTACAAAGTAACCAGAGAGTGGACGAGTACGTGTGGCAGGACGTGACGCTGCTGAAGGCCACATTGCTGGAGACGAGAGCGAAATTGCTGCTACGAGGCGGGCATTTTGACAGCGGGGAAGAGCTGTGCAGAACTTGCATTAGTATCAGGACGGTGATGCTGGGTCATAACCACACTCAAACCTTGGCAGCTCAAGAGACATTGGCAAAGCTAGTAAGAATGAGGAGCAAGATATAA